One window of the Cotesia glomerata isolate CgM1 linkage group LG10, MPM_Cglom_v2.3, whole genome shotgun sequence genome contains the following:
- the LOC123272381 gene encoding DNA replication complex GINS protein PSF2, which translates to MDPHEVEFLGEKKQVEIVPNFNLGQVHLISGSIGPFRAGLPVKVPIWLAVTLKQQQKCRILSPDWMQLENLEAIKENEKQSKDFTRMPNDHYMDQAHILLNAASDDLVEVDSIRTSIKDIWDTRMSKLRTSIDELFRDENGEHALLNNLTLMEIASVRSLLPSAMDQLQRIKTSEDRVRGSQTQDSL; encoded by the coding sequence ATGGATCCCCATGAAGTAGAATTCCTAGGTGAAAAAAAGCAAGTAGAAATAGTTCCCAACTTCAATCTCGGTCAAGTCCACTTAATTTCTGGTTCCATTGGTCCATTCCGGGCTGGTTTGCCTGTCAAGGTTCCCATTTGGTTAGCCGTCACTCTCAAACAGCAGCAAAAGTGCCGAATCCTGTCTCCAGATTGGATGCAGCTGGAAAATCTCGAggcaataaaagaaaatgagaaacAATCGAAAGATTTCACGAGGATGCCCAATGATCATTACATGGATCAAGCTCACATATTGCTCAACGCTGCATCCGACGATTTGGTTGAGGTAGATAGCATTCGTACGTCTATAAAAGATATCTGGGATACGAGGATGTCCAAGCTTCGCACTTCGATTGATGAGTTATTTAGAGATGAGAATGGAGAGCATGCTTTGTTGAATAATCTTACCTTGATGGAGATTGCTAGTGTTAGGTCACTTTTACCTAGTGCTATGGATCAATTACAGCGGATTAAGACTAGCGAAGATCGTGTTAGAGGCTCTCAAACGCAGGACTCATTGTAG